One window of the Trifolium pratense cultivar HEN17-A07 linkage group LG2, ARS_RC_1.1, whole genome shotgun sequence genome contains the following:
- the LOC123904981 gene encoding uncharacterized protein LOC123904981: MDPSKFHFDIAAYKQRREIDDAYILNRFRERRKKILEDKAPRTRKYLNRDHAAANQRLIDDYFADEPTYDDAMFRRRYRMQKHVFLRIVGDLSSSDNYLTQRVDAANKEGISPLAKCTTTMHMLAYGMAADAVDEYIKIGSTTSLECSRRLCKGIIRLEWDVIEEDLYRTNYYVACVCITF; this comes from the coding sequence atggatccatcaaaatttcattttgatATCGCAGCCTACAAACAAAGACGTGAAATTGATGACGCTTATATACTCAATCGATTTAGAGAGCGTCGAAAGAAAATATTGGAAGATAAAGCACCTCGTACTAGAAAATATCTCAATAGAGATCATGCAGCGGCAAACCAAAGACTAATTGACGACTACTTTGCCGATGAACCTACATATGACGATGCAATGTTTCGTCGTCGCTACCGGATGCAAAAACATGTTTTCCTTCGAATTGTTGGGGACCTTTCAAGTAGTGATAACTACTTAACCCAGCGAGTTGATGCAGCCAATAAAGAAGGTATATCACCTTTAGCAAAATGTACCACAACAATGCATATGTTAGCATATGGTATGGCAGCAGATGCGGTCGATGAGTACATCAAAATAGGAAGTACTACATCATTGGAGTGCTCACGTAGATTATGTAAAGGAATCATACGATTGGAATGGGACGTGATTGAAGAagatttgtatcgtactaattattACGTTGCTTGTGTGTGTAtcacattttaa
- the LOC123904982 gene encoding uncharacterized protein LOC123904982 — protein MQWGVDSRFEDQNPNNFQNPNQFSNQHPQNIPNFGFAPNFNQSSSVPNFHPYCGSMMRNLSQTLPFNGYMPMVNENVPSGGAPEFPEFSTQITIANEDSTPKSKKTPQPSWNTEQNLVLIRGWIKFGTSSVVGRNQKGETYWGQIADYCNEHCSFDPPRDGVACRNRFNYMNKILGKWIDAYDGAKRFQGSGWSENDVLAKDLVLVLWVGRQLKKRVKKSKETSEVVEKEWTEFKQLREKELEQMEKMTLMQQEANKVEKMKLYLQLSSDDRKKKMLEKLAQELFDD, from the exons ATGCAATGGGGTGTTGATAGTAGATTTGAAG atcaaaatcccaacaattttcaaaatccaaatcaattttCCAACCAACATCCTCAAAACATACCTAATTTTGGTTTTGCACCAAATTTCAACCAGTCATCCTCTGTTCCAAACTTTCATCCATATTGTGGATCTATGATGAGAAATCTATCTCAAACACTCCCGTTTAATGGTTATATGCCAATGGTGAATGAAAATGTTCCGAGTGGTGGTGCACCTGAATTTCCCGAATTTTCAACACAAATAACTATTGCTAATGAGGATTCAACTCCTAAGAGCAAGAAAACCCCGCAACCATCATGGAACACTGAACAAAATTTGGTGCTAATTAGAGGGTGGATCAAATTTGGAACAAGCAGTGTTGTCGGGAGAAACCAGAAAGGTGAAACATATTGGGGTCAAATTGCTGACTATTGTAATGAGCATTGCTCATTCGATCCTCCGCGTGATGGAGTTGCATGCCGAAACCGTTTTaattatatgaacaaaatacTAGGTAAATGGATTGACGCTTATGATGGCGCTAAGCGTTTCCAAGGAAGCGGTTGGTCTGAGAATGATGTTTTGGCAAAA GATCTAGTGCTCGTCCTATGGGTAGGGAGGCAgttaaaaaaaagggtaaaaaaaaGCAAGGAAACCTCGGAGGTGGTGGAAAAAGAATGGACTGAATTCAAACAATTAAGGGAGAAAGAGCTTGAACAAATGGAGAAAATGACACTGATGCAACAAGAGGCTAACAAAGTGGAGAAAATGAAATTGTATCTACAGTTAAGTTCCGATGAccggaagaaaaaaatgttggaAAAGTTGGCCCAAGAATTGTTTGATGATTAA
- the LOC123903965 gene encoding protein CELLULOSE SYNTHASE INTERACTIVE 1-like, producing MAAAITWRFSGNNGTTLASNDLERNGNGKAQDSEAPTPHSVPKMGLRERSSSGMEDADGTLASIAQCIEKLRQSSSSMQEKEYSLKQLSELIDTRENAFSAVGSHSQAVPVLVSLLRSGSLNVKIQAATVLGSLCKENELRVKVLLGGCIPPLLGLLKSSSEEGQVAAAKTIFSVSQGDAKDHVGSKIFSTEGVVPVLWEQLQKGLKSGSVVDSLLTGALKNLYSSTERFWNSTIQAGGVDILLKLLTTGQSSTLANVCFLLACMMMEDAAFCSKVLAADATKQLLKLLGPVNDAPVRAEAAGALKSLSAQCQDARKEIANCNGIPALINATIAPSKEFMQGEYAQAIQENAMCALANISGGLSYVISSLGQSLESCSSPTQTADTLGALASALMIYDDKAESNRASDPLAVEQTLLEQFTPRSPFLVQERTIEALASLYGNPILSLKLANSDAKRLLVGLITMAANEVQDELLKALLTLSNSECSLWRALQSREGVQLLISLLGLSSEQQQECAVALLCLLSNENDESKWAITAAGGIPPLVQILESGSAKAKEDSATILRNLCDHSEDIRACVESADAVPALLWLLKNGSPNGKEIAAKTLNHLIHKSDTATISQLTALLTSDLPESKVYVLDALRSMLSVVSLSDLLREGSAANDAINTMIKLLSSTKEETQAKSASALSGIFETRKDLRESNIAVKTLRSAMKLLNIESGSILVESSRCLAAIFLSIKENREVAANASDALSSLVALASSSDLEVAELATCAVANLFLDSEIAEDAVAEEVILPATRVLREGTKSGKTHAAAAIARLLHSRQVDYAVNDCVNRAGTVLALVSFLGSVINEPVATAEALEALAILSRLKETTALSKPAWRILVEFPKSITPVVLSIADSTPVLQDKAIEILSRLCKDQPSVLGETVATASGCISSIAKRIINSTSTNMKVKIGGAAILICAAKENHQRLVEDLNISNLCANLVQSLVDMLISAQATLVNQDSVNKEVISICRYTKDANDCKSTNITTIISGADVALWLLSVLACHDEKSKIAIMEAGAIEILTDRIANFSSQYSQIDYKEDSSMWICAMLLAILFQDRDIIRAHATMISIPALANLLKSEESANKYFAAQSIASLVCNGSRGTLLSVANSGVAGGLISLLGCADVDIEDLLELSNEFSLVPYPDQVALERLFRVDDIRVGATSRKAIPALVDLLKPIPDRPGAPFLALGILTDLARDCPSNKIVMVESGAIEALTKYLSLGPQDAIEEAATDLLGILFSSAEIRKHESAFGAVAQLVAVLRLGGRAARYSAAKALESLFLADNIRNAETARHAVQPLVEILNTGSEREQHAAIAALVKLLSENPSRALAVADVEMNAIDVLCRILSSDCSMDLKGDAAELCCVLFGNTRIRSTMAAARCVEPLVSLLVSEFSPAHHSVVRALDRLVGDEQLAELVAAHGAVIPLVGLLFGRNFVLHEAISRALVKLGKDRPACKMEMVKSGVIESILDILHEAPDYLCAAFAELLRILTNNASIAKGPSAAKVVEPLFFLLTRQEFGPDGQHSALQVLVNILEHPQCRADYTLTSHQAIEPLIPLLDSPIEAVQQLVAELLSHLLLEEHLQRDPVTQQVIGPLVRVLGSGIQILQQRALKALVSIAFVWPNEIAKEGGVVEISKVILQADPCIPHALWESAASVLASILQFSSEFYLEIPVAVLVRLLQSGSESTISGALNALLVLESDDETSAAAEAMAESGAIEALLELLRSHQCEDTAARLLEVLLNNVKIRETKVTKSAILPLSQYLLDPQTQAQQARLLATLALGDLFQNEGLARTADAVSACRALVNVLEDQPTEEMKVIAICALQNLVMYSRSNKRAVAEASGVQVMLDLIGSGDPETSVQAAMFIKLLFSNHTIQEYASSETVRAITAAIEKDLWATGTVNDEYLKTLNSLFSVYPKLRATEPATLSIPHLVTSLKTGSEATQEAALDALFLLRQAWSACPAEVSRAQSIAAADAIPLLQYLIQSGPPRFQEKAEFLLQCLPGTLVVIIKCGNNMKQSVGNPSVYCKLTLGNTPPRQTKVVSTGPNPEWDESFSWSFESPPKGQKLHISCKNKSKMGKSSFGKVTIQIDRVVMLGAVSGEYTLLPESKSGPSRNLEIEFQWSNK from the exons ATGGCCGCCGCAATCACTTGGAGATTTTCCGGCAACAATGGCACCACCCTTGCTTCTAATGATTtg GAAAGAAATGGTAATGGCAAGGCTCAAGATTCAGAGGCTCCAACTCCCCATTCTGTTCCGAAAATGGGATTGAG AGAACGTAGCAGCAGCGGGATGGAGGATGCAGATGGGACATTAGCAAGTATTGCCCAATGCATTGAGAAGCTACGTCAGAGCTCATCTTCTATGCAAGAGAAAGAGTATTCCTTGAAGCAATTATCTGAGCTTATTGATACACGTGAAAATGCCTTTAGTGCAGTTGGATCTCATTCTCAAGCAGTTCCGGTGCTTGTTTCCCTTCTCCGGTCAGGGTCATTGAATGTGAAGATACAGGCAGCAACTGTCTTGGGCTCACTTTgtaaagaaaatgaattaaGGGTGAAAGTCTTGCTTGGAGGATGTATTCCTCCTTTGCTCGGTCTACTAAAGTCCAGTTCTGAAGAAGGTCAAGTAGCTGCTGCAAAGACAATTTTTTCTGTCTCTCAAGGTGATGCCAAAGATCATGTTGgatcaaaaatattttctacTGAAGGAGTTGTTCCAGTGCTCTGGGAACAGCTGCAGAAGGGCCTAAAGAGTGGAAGTGTAGTAGATAGTTTATTGACTGGAGCATTGAAAAATCTCTACAGCAGTACTGAGAGATTCTGGAATTCGACAATACAGGCTGGAGGAGTGGACATATTGCTGAAGTTACTGACAACAGGACAGTCTAGCACTTTAGCTAATGTGTGCTTTTTACTTGCCTGTATGATGATGGAAGATGCAGCTTTTTGTTCAAAGGTATTGGCAGCAGATGCAACAAAACAGCTCCTCAAACTTTTAGGCCCTGTTAATGATGCCCCAGTTAGAGCTGAAGCTGCTGGTGCTCTTAAATCTCTATCAGCACAGTGCCAAGATGCAAGGAAAGAGATAGCCAACTGTAATGGCATTCCTGCTTTAATTAATGCTACCATCGCTCCTTCCAAAGAGTTCATGCAAGGTGAGTATGCTCAAGCGATACAGGAGAATGCTATGTGTGCTCTTGCAAACATCTCTGGCGGTTTGTCTTATGTCATCTCCAGCCTTGGTCAAAGCCTTGAGTCATGCTCCTCACCGACCCAAACTGCTGACACATTGGGGGCTTTAGCTTCAGCTCTTATGATATATGATGACAAGGCAGAATCAAATAGAGCATCAGATCCTTTGGCAGTTGAGCAGACATTACTTGAGCAATTCACACCACGATCGCCCTTCCTTGTGCAGGAAAGGACCATTGAAGCTCTTGCTAGTTTGTATGGAAATCCTATACTCTCACTGAAACTAGCAAATTCTGATGCAAAGCGTCTGCTTGTTGGTCTAATAACAATGGCCGCTAATGAAGTGCAAGATGAACTTCTAAAAGCTCTCTTGACACTGTCCAATAGTGAGTGTAGTCTATGGCGTGCACTTCAAAGCCGTGAAGGAGTTCAGCTATTAATATCTCTTTTGGGGCTTTCATCAGAACAGCAACAAGAATGTGCTGTTGCCCTGCTCTGTCTTTTGTCTAATGAAAATGATGAAAGTAAATGGGCCATTACTGCTGCTGGTGGTATACCTCCACTTGTTCAGATTTTGGAGTCAGGATCTGCAAAAGCAAAGGAAGACTCGGCAACAATCCTCAGGAACCTATGTGATCACAGTGAGGATATACGTGCTTGTGTTGAAAGTGCTGATGCAGTTCCTGCATTGTTGTGGCTGTTGAAGAATGGAAGCCCAAATGGGAAGGAGATTGCAGCAAAGACCTTGAATCACTTAATTCATAAATCTGATACGGCAACTATCAGTCAGCTTACAGCATTATTGACTAGTGATCTACCTGAGTCTAAGGTTTATGTTTTAGATGCTTTGAGGAGTATGCTTTCTGTTGTTTCTCTTAGTGACCTTCTACGTGAAGGTAGTGCTGCCAATGATGCGATCAATACAATGATTAAGTTATTGAGCTCTACAAAGGAAGAAACTCAGGCAAAGTCAGCATCAGCTTTGTCAGGAATTTTTGAAACAAGGAAAGATTTGAGAGAAAGCAATATTGCTGTTAAAACTCTTCGGTCAGCCATGAAGTTGCTTAATATTGAATCTGGAAGTATCTTAGTGGAGTCCTCACGCTGCTTAGCTGCAATATTTCTTTCCATCAAAGAAAACAGAGAGGTGGCTGCTAATGCTAGTGATGCATTATCCTCCCTAGTTGCACTAGCTAGCTCTTCAGATTTGGAAGTAGCAGAACTGGCAACATGTGCTGTGGCAAACCTGTTTTTGGATAGTGAAATTGCTGAGGATGCTGTTGCGGAGGAAGTTATTTTGCCTGCTACCAGAGTATTGCGTGAAGGCACAAAATCTGGAAAAACACATGCAGCAGCAGCAATTGCCCGCCTTTTGCATTCTAGGCAAGTTGATTATGCTGTAAATGATTGTGTGAATCGTGCCGGTACTGTTCTTGCATTAGTTTCTTTCTTAGGTTCTGTTATTAATGAACCTGTTGCGACAGCAGAGGCTCTAGAAGCACTTGCCATTCTGTCCAGGTTGAAAGAGACCACTGCACTTAGTAAACCTGCTTGGAGGATTTTGGTCGAATTCCCTAAAAGCATAACCCCGGTAGTTCTGTCAATTGCTGATTCAACACCAGTGTTGCAGGATAAAGCTATTGAAATATTATCTCGATTATGTAAGGATCAGCCTTCTGTGTTAGGAGAGACTGTTGCTACTGCATCTGGATGTATATCTTCAATAGCTAAGAGGATCATCAATTCCACTTCTACAAATATGAAGGTCAAAATTGGGGGAGCTGCAATTCTTATTTGTGCTGCTAAAGAAAATCACCAGAGGCTTGTGGAGGATCTAAATATATCAAACTTGTGTGCTAATCTTGTACAGTCGCTTGTTGATATGCTAATTTCTGCACAGGCTACTTTAGTTAATCAGGACTCTGTCAATAAGGAAGTCATCAGCATTTGCAGGTATACGAAAGACGCCAATGATTGTAAATCGACCAACATCACCACCATTATATCTGGTGCTGATGTAGCTTTATGGTTACTGTCTGTTCTTGCTTGTCATGACGAAAAAAGTAAAATTGCAATAATGGAGGCTGGAGCTATTGAGATTCTCACAGACAGGATTGCAAATTTTTCCTCACAATACAGCCAG ATTGACTATAAAGAAGATAGCAGCATGTGGATTTGTGCTATGTTGTTGGCAATATTATTTCAAGATAGGGATATCATACGAGCACATGCAACAATGATATCTATACCAGCCCTTGCCAATTTATTGAAGTCAGAGGAATCagcaaacaaatattttgcTGCACAATCAATAGCTAGCCTAGTCTGTAATGGTAGCAGGGGAACACTTCTATCTGTGGCAAATTCTGGTGTGGCAGGTGGACTTATCTCCTTGCTAGGCTGTGCTGATGTTGATATAGAGGATCTTCTGGAATTGTCAAATGAATTTTCATTGGTGCCATATCCTGATCAAGTTGCCCTTGAGAGGTTGTTTAGAGTTGATGACATCAGAGTTGGTGCCACTTCTCGGAAGGCAATACCTGCCCTAGTTGATCTGCTCAAACCAATTCCTGATCGCCCAGGAGCACCATTTTTAGCACTTGGGATTTTGACTGACCTTGCTAGAGATTGTCCATCAAATAAGATTGTAATGGTAGAGTCTGGGGCCATAGAGGCACTTACCAAGTATCTTTCACTGGGTCCACAAGATGCAATTGAAGAAGCTGCTACAGATCTGTTAGGAATTTTGTTTAGTAGTGCTGAGATAAGGAAACATGAGTCAGCATTTGGTGCGGTAGCTCAACTTGTAGCTGTGCTACGTTTAGGAGGAAGAGCTGCAAGGTATAGTGCTGCCAAAGCCTTGGAAAGTTTATTTTTGGCTGACAACATTAGAAATGCAGAGACAGCCCGACATGCTGTTCAACCCTTGGTGGAGATTCTTAATACTGGTTCAGAGAGAGAGCAACATGCTGCGATTGCTGCGTTAGTTAAGTTACTGAGTGAAAATCCTTCAAGAGCACTGGCTGTTGCTGATGTTGAGATGAATGCCATTGATGTTCTTTGCAGAATTCTTTCATCAGACTGTTCAATGGACCTCAAAGGGGATGCTGCGGAATTATGTTGTGTTCTTTTTGGAAATACAAGGATTCGATCCACAATGGCTGCTGCACGGTGTGTTGAACCTCTGGTCTCTCTCCTTGTGAGTGAGTTTAGTCCAGCTCATCATTCAGTTGTCCGGGCATTGGATAGGCTTGTTGGTGATGAGCAATTGGCTGAATTAGTTGCTGCACATGGTGCAGTTATTCCTCTCGTTGGCCTACTTTTTGGAAGGAACTTTGTACTTCATGAGGCCATTTCCAGAGCACTGGTCAAGTTAGGAAAAGATCGACCTGCGTGTAAAATGGAAATGGTGAAATCTGGAGTCATTGAAAGCATACTTGACATCCTTCATGAAGCACCCGATTATCTCTGTGCAGCATTTGCTGAATTGTTACGTATATTGACTAATAATGCTAGCATAGCCAAAGGACCATCAGCTGCTAAAGTGGTTGAACCCCTGTTCTTTTTGCTAACAAGACAAGAATTTGGGCCCGATGGACAACATAGTGCATTGCAGGTTTTGGTTAATATCTTAGAGCATCCGCAATGCCGTGCTGATTACACATTAACTTCCCACCAAGCTATTGAACCACTCATCCCCTTGCTTGATTCTCCAATAGAAGCAGTGCAACAGTTGGTTGCTGAGCTTCTCTCACATCTACTTTTAGAAGAACACCTTCAGAGGGATCCAGTGACACAGCAAGTAATTGGACCTCTTGTGCGAGTTCTTGGTTCTGGCATACAAATATTGCAGCAGAGAGCTTTGAAGGCCCTTGTCAGTATTGCATTTGTATGGCCAAATGAAATTGCAAAAGAGGGAGGCGTTGTTGAAATTTCCAAAGTGATATTGCAAGCTGACCCTTGCATTCCTCATGCTTTATGGGAGTCTGCTGCCTCTGTTTTGGCAAGTATTCTGCAATTTAGTTCTGAATTCTACTTGGAAATCCCTGTTGCTGTTTTGGTAAGGTTGCTTCAATCTGGATCAGAGAGCACAATTAGTGGTGCATTAAATGCTCTTCTTGTGTTGGAAAGTGATGATGAAACTAGTGCAGCTGCAGAGGCAATGGCTGAAAGTGGGGCTATAGAGGCTCTCTTGGAGCTCCTTAGATCTCATCAGTGTGAGGACACTGCTGCAAGACTCTTAGAAGTATTGCTTAACAATGTAAAGATTAGAGAAACAAAAGTTACTAAATCAGCCATCTTACCATTATCCCAGTACCTCTTGGACCCACAAACTCAAGCACAGCAAGCAAGGCTATTAGCGACTTTGGCTCTTGGTGATCTATTCCAGAATGAGGGTCTTGCTCGGACAGCTGATGCAGTCTCAGCTTGTCGCGCTTTAGTGAATGTGCTTGAAGACCAACCAACTGAAGAAATGAAAGTCATTGCCATATGTGCTCTGCAAAACCTTGTGATGTACAGTCGATCAAATAAAAGAGCAGTTGCAGAGGCTAGTGGGGTTCAGGTTATGCTGGATCTGATTGGTTCAGGTGATCCTGAAACATCTGTTCAGGCAGCAATGTTTATTAAACTTCTCTTTTCAAATCATACTATTCAAGAGTATGCTTCGAGTGAAACAGTCAGAGCAATAACCG CTGCTATTGAAAAGGATTTATGGGCTACTGGAACTGTGAACGACGAGTATCTTAAAACCTTAAATTCTCTATTTAGTGTCTACCCAAAGCTGAGAGCAACTGAACCAGCAACACTCAGCATTCCACATCTGGTTACATCCTTAAAGACAGGTTCAGAGGCTACTCAGGAAGCTGCCTTGGATGCACTTTTTCTTCTCAGGCAAGCTTGGTCAGCGTGCCCAGCAGAAGTTTCAAGAGCTCAGTCCATAGCAGCCGCCGACGCTATTCCTTTGTTACAGTACTTAATCCAATCTGGCCCACCTAGGTTTCAAGAGAAGGCAGAGTTTCTATTGCAGTGTTTACCAGGGACATTGGTGGTGATTATCAAGTGCGGTAATAATATGAAGCAGTCTGTTGGAAACCCGAGTGTTTACTGTAAGCTTACACTTGGAAACACTCCTCCAAGGCAAACCAAG GTGGTCTCAACTGGTCCCAACCCAGAGTGGGATGAGAGTTTCTCATGGTCCTTTGAGAGTCCTCCAAAAGGCCAGAAGCTTCATATTTCTTGCAAAAACAAGAGTAAAATGGGGAAG AGTTCATTCGGGAAAGTGACAATCCAGATTGACCGGGTGGTGATGTTGGGGGCAGTATCCGGAGAGTACACTCTGTTGCCGGAAAGTAAAAGTGGCCCCTCGAGAAATTTAGAAATAGAATTTCAATGGTCTAACAAGTGA